Proteins encoded in a region of the Salipiger sp. CCB-MM3 genome:
- a CDS encoding ANTAR domain-containing response regulator yields the protein MSSQLSIAIVETDRERALLIEQSLRDAGEFEIHTVSEITGLARRIQTLNPDVVLIDLESPSRDTLEELALASGPLERPVAMFVDRSGDGLTDAAIEAGVSAYVVDGLKAQRVKPVLDAAIARFRMFQRMRTELAETKRALEERKVIDRAKGMLMKARGVGEDEAYALLRKAAMDQGRRVADVAQALVTAAGLLG from the coding sequence CTTTCCATCGCCATTGTCGAGACCGACCGCGAGCGCGCCCTGCTGATCGAGCAGAGCCTGCGCGACGCCGGTGAGTTCGAGATTCACACCGTGTCGGAGATCACCGGGCTCGCCCGGCGCATCCAGACGCTGAACCCCGATGTCGTGCTGATCGATCTCGAAAGCCCCTCGCGCGACACTCTTGAGGAACTGGCGCTGGCCTCGGGTCCGCTGGAGCGGCCGGTGGCGATGTTCGTCGACCGCTCGGGCGACGGGCTGACGGATGCGGCGATCGAGGCGGGGGTGTCGGCCTATGTGGTCGACGGGCTGAAGGCGCAGCGGGTGAAGCCGGTGCTGGATGCGGCCATCGCGCGTTTTCGCATGTTCCAGCGCATGCGCACCGAACTGGCCGAGACCAAGCGGGCGCTGGAAGAGCGCAAGGTGATCGACCGCGCCAAGGGCATGCTGATGAAGGCGCGCGGCGTCGGTGAAGACGAGGCCTATGCCCTGCTGCGCAAAGCAGCGATGGATCAAGGACGGCGCGTCGCCGATGTGGCGCAGGCGCTGGTGACGGCGGCGGGGCTGCTGGGATGA